The region GTCCTCGACGCGCGTGGCGCCGGAAATGTCCTGCCGCCAGCCTTCGACTTCCTCGAACACCGGCTGGCACTTGGAGAGGATATCGAGATCATGGGGGTAATCGGTGACCAGCTGCCCCTGGCAGGTGTAGGCGGTGCAGACCTTGATGGTGTCCAGGTCGTTGAGCACGTCCATCTTGGTGATGGCCAGCCCCGTCATGCCGTTGAGACGCACCGCCTCGCGCAGGGCCACGGCATCGAGCCAGCCGGTGCGACGCGGCCGCCCGGTGGTGGCGCCGAACTCCTGACCGATGCGCCGCAGGCGCTCGCCCATCTCGTCGTTGAGTTCGGTGGGAAAAGGCCCCTCGCCGACGCGGGTCACATAGGCCTTGGAAATACCGATCACCTGGTCGATGAACCTGGGTCCGATGCCGGCCCCGGTGCAGGCCCCTCCGGCGATGGTGGACGAGGAGGTCACATAGGGGTAGGTGCCGTGATCCACGTCGAGGAGGCTGCCCTGGGCTCCCTCGAAAAGGATGTTGCGCCCGGCGCGGATGCTCTCGTTGAGCAGCACCGAGGCGCTGCCGAGATACTGCTTGAGACGCCGGCCGTAAGCGCCGTACTCCTCGATGATCGCCTGCTCGGAGAGGGGTGCCTGGCCGAGGAATTTTTCGAGGAAGAAATTTTTCTCCGGCAGCAGTTCGCGGACCTTGCGGGCGAAAACCTCGGGCTGAACGAGGTCGGCGAAGCGAATGCCGCGCCGGCCGATCTTGTCCTCGTAGGTCGGGCCGATGCCGCGGCCGGTGGTGCCGATCTTGCGCCCGGCGCCGCTTTCCCGCGCCTTGTCGATGGCCACATGGTAGGGCATGATGATGTGGGTGTTGCCGTCCACCACCAACTGGCGGTCGTCCTTGAGGTAGCCGCGGGCCTTGAGACGGTCGATCTCCTCGAGAAACACCCGCGGATCGAGCACCACGCCGTTGGCGATGATGCAGCGCTTGCCCTCGTGGAGAATCCCCGAGGGGATGAGGTGCAGGACGGTTTTCTCGTTGCCCACCACCAGCGTATGCCCGGCGTTGTTGCCGCCCTGATAGCGCACCACGTCACCGGCATATTCGGTATAGATGTCGACGACCTTTCCCTTGCCTTC is a window of Geoalkalibacter sp. DNA encoding:
- a CDS encoding adenylosuccinate synthase, giving the protein MANVIVVGAQWGDEGKGKVVDIYTEYAGDVVRYQGGNNAGHTLVVGNEKTVLHLIPSGILHEGKRCIIANGVVLDPRVFLEEIDRLKARGYLKDDRQLVVDGNTHIIMPYHVAIDKARESGAGRKIGTTGRGIGPTYEDKIGRRGIRFADLVQPEVFARKVRELLPEKNFFLEKFLGQAPLSEQAIIEEYGAYGRRLKQYLGSASVLLNESIRAGRNILFEGAQGSLLDVDHGTYPYVTSSSTIAGGACTGAGIGPRFIDQVIGISKAYVTRVGEGPFPTELNDEMGERLRRIGQEFGATTGRPRRTGWLDAVALREAVRLNGMTGLAITKMDVLNDLDTIKVCTAYTCQGQLVTDYPHDLDILSKCQPVFEEVEGWRQDISGATRVEDLPTAARTYLKKIEELCGCPVVLVSVGPRRDQTIQVKNPFAAG